atcaaaatttaaaattcataaatttaagatattaatatttttatgttattaatcgaattttaaattaataatttctgtatatttaataaaaaaagtataaaattaaaattaaaattattgaatttagcTGAACTCGTAACGATAGgtttagaaaaataaagaaacaaagtGCCTTGCTACTTAGGACATTGGGTATTACATTCCAAAGGAGTATGATATATGGTGACATTTAGGGGCTCAAAGCAAATATGTGACTCTCCCAAGAAGGAATtgaattatccaaaaaaaaaaaaagttttaaaatttatgacatttttttggaatttgtatcaagaatttattttttttaaaaaaataatgagttgTCTCCAATTATTTGGGTAAGTGAAAACTTTTTATACCACTAATGAAAAAGCACTTGTCAATGTTTATGgaaaatataatgtaattacAAATTAatcattcaataaaaaattaatataataagtgGATCTTAATATTTTTAGCCAATATATGGACTCAAATAAATTGTCCTACCTAGTTGTAattattgtatataatcgtttgAAATGGTTCAACTAATCTAAAGGATGGTTATTCGATAGaaatttttctcaatatttttttaatcgaaTTTGTCATACAAAATTTTGCTATTGCAGTTTACATCAACTATGTGGTTTGCAGGTTGTTACACGGTTGGAGATTTATCCAGTGCTTAGTTAAAGAGTGAAGACTACGATAAAAATTATTGCGGAGgcaaattattttgaaattcatatatatacacatattaaaatcaatttataaataaCATTTATCCATATATGTCTATTATATTTTTAGCGAATTTTTTCATTCGAAAATCTCTTATTAAGCTATATTCTTAGAGGACATTTgttgaaatataattatgtgctaattaacttacaaatttttttaataacttgaagtaaataatataaaaactcAGATGCATAGACCTACTAATGTATCtcacacttaaaaaaaaaacataattataacttCAAAGTAGCTAGGCAATTAATTCTATATCTTTCTTCATTGTTAGGTAACCATGATTTGcttagtaattaaataattaaatgtagAATTTTACTATTTGTAAGTAAACTTGAGAAAATTTATATACGTATAAAGTACATCTTCccatataataattattttacaataCGTAGATAAAATACATCTTCCTACCtatatcttaaaataatattatagtgGCACAAGCATGCTTATACTATAGTCAATACcataattattcaatttgatAGATTGCAAACCTACCTAATCAATAGTTTGAATaagtatttaaattattgagttttatattataataaatatatcattacGATCATTAAAAGATGTGGTGTAATAGATGTGACTGTTCATTTTTTAACTAAAGATTTCATTTCGAGTctcatatatgaaaaaaattctttgtAGAGAGCGTTTCTCTCGAATGAGACCTATGCATTACGAATATGAGATAATTGTATTTCTATGTGAGTACCaaatattcaagaaaaaaatgtatcattactacgaaatataatatattcaagttgacctgaatattaaaaaattgtaaagaaAAGTGCATATTTAGACCAATATGTTTACATTGGTTCAAATTAGTTAGACCTTTGTTTTCTTTGgtctcaaattttcaaataaaataatttgttgaATCAAAATTATAGGGAATATTAGTTGTAGCTCAGaagtatattttctttaaataatagggaaaatttcatttcttttaataattgCACTCAGTCAgcaaaatttttcataatttatgtataaattaaaCGATCTTTTTAAGTTTATAGAAGATTTTGATATACtttctttaaaaatgaaaataatttctttttttttcgaaaatccTAAATTTGATGTGAATTGTTAGTTTTTTATTGAACTATCAACAACTTTAAAAACATCGACTTAAATACATTCTACGATCTTGCAAAATGAGCAAAATATACAACTAAATTCTCTTCAAGTTTAAGGGtgttttcaatgctttttctcgatttttttattaagaatctCATGCTTCTATAAAAGTTTGAAATCATTTCCATGTCATTTGACAGATCGAGTCTGTATTTAACTTtacttaatcaaataaaaagatattttttttaagctaTTAATAATTCGGAGATACAATTGTTGCACTAAGTTCAAACATATTTTCAATAGTCCTCTCTTTTTTATTATGgtccatttttccttttaaactttttttcatctctaatttcatttttactcctaaattaatttaattaaagaaattaaaaagtgaCAAGAATTTGCATCACTGTCAGTGGTAAGATTGTAAATTTAGTTAACGTGGAGGGTAAATATGGAATACGTCATCCTGACAACAATTCCCACTATATGCAAAACTCAATTTGCTGACTACAATTtctgacttttttttaatttttttaattaataataataataataaaaaatatataaattaaatattatatttaatactctaaaaaaagaaaagagacaaAGTACAAAACTTAAGAGGTCCCTAGATAAATTGCCCCCCACTGAAAAGTAGGTTGCTTTACAAATAATCCACCTcttttcacaaaataaaataatacaataaataaataattatgtacttcaaaataatatttttttttccaacaaaaagctaaaatataataaaaagttaaaaggaaatcatcattttacttttcttgttTAGGGAAAAACATTAGAtttatgtttataaaaaaatatatattctgtgaaaattagacttttttttttttgggataagacatgaaaaaaacttaattttcaaagttattaTCATCagaaaatcattaattaaatttgtcaaaatttttcTCTTAGATGAGGGGTTTTCAATTGAAATTtcgttaaattttaattattttattaaagatttatcgatttttcaattaatatataGTTTAATACATGCATAAACATAAAATCTGAGTAAAAAaagcaaataaataattttttttgaaaataagtatTCATGTGGATTCTTACTTCCAAATTAGatgaataattgaattataCTTAATTAGTATCACTTATATCTACTttaagatataaatattttgcatattcattctttaataaatatTCATGTGGATTCTTACTTTAtgtattcttaaaaaaaatattttaaaccacATAACTAAATCTCATTAAAgttccttttaatttaataaaagggCCATGAccaatatttaaacaaaaaaaaatattttaaaccacATAACTAAAATCTCATTAAAgttccttttaatttaataaaagggCCATGGccaatatttaaacaaaaaaaaatattttaaaccacATAACTAAAATCTCATTAAAgttccttttaatttaataaaagggCCATGGccaatatttaaacaaaaaaaatctcattaaaGTTGATTATTAGAGTAAGTAGTGTCCTATCTTAGAGGTATCTTTTCTAAATCATGAGAGATTATGATagtgtatatattatatatatgttgattaattaaatattttaaatttaaatttaaaatataaattatttctgATGAGGAACACTTTACTTCTAATATAAAAGGAAttatgatttgaaattttgtaaatgattttttaaaaattgagaacACCGTCTAAATTATGGATCatataatacataatttaaatataattagattttaatattaaacctgaaataaaaagcataaaaatataaaataaatattttattagaaacGATGCCtataaataaattgtacaaaaaattaatcatatattcCATCCGTCTCAATTCGTatcaattaatttaactaaccataaaatttaaaaaataaaaaaagaccttttatgttaataatctaaaatcagtactaaatattgtataactataaattatttcattaaaaataaataaatattttaatattaaatataagattatattaatttatttaaaacaaactaaaataataaataatcattctatattaatatttatatttaatcgaAATTCAATAGAGATATGAAGTAAGATTATTTGGCATAGTCCCAATGCATAGTGAGCCTAATGAATTAGAAAGCCGACAGTGGCACATTACACGTAATTCTCTACTATTTCCAAGGCTATTTCTGTCAACTCTAAgaataattaaactaattaaaattcCCTCACTAATTAAATCATTAGCGCATTTTAGCAAGATACAAGCGCATGTTAGCACACTCACCACCACCTATTTTTACCCCCTTCCTCTTCTCTTTCTGCTGCTACTACTTCTTCTggtgattgaaaaaaaaaaaacacacacaGATAGCAAAAACACTAACAGCAGCCTCTTCTCTCAACTACCCACTTCCCAAAAAACACACAATACACACAGTGATTACACTTTGGAACACCAAAAAGATTCTGTTTTTAACAACCCCAAGGATCAAGAACACACTGAAAACTGATAAAGTTTTGATCTTTACTCTTTTTAGTCACTAAAGATTCGTATATTTGTTGGGTTTTTgttaaaaatggagaaaattgtGTTTGTTGTTAACTGTGAACTTAAAGCTTGTGGTATAGTGTAGTTTTCTACTCCATTTACTTGGCTGAGGAAAAAAAGaagctcttttttttcttcttcttctttcagtTTCAACCTTTTTTTCTACCCATAGAATGGGTTGCAGGCTAAAATCAGTAGAAAATTTGGATCCTGTGAGAAAAAGAAGTGGTGGACTGAGAACTAAACAGGCAGGGCGTGGGTCTTGCAGGGGGagttagtttttttaatttgtaattttttagcTGAGAAAAGTTGGAAGAGAAAGAAACTAAAGAATTGTGCAAAAATGGGGTATTTGCTGAAAGAGGTTTTAAAGACTCTGTGTGGAGTCAACCAATGGTCTTATGCTGTTTACTGGAAGATCGGTTGCCAGAACACAAAGTGAGTTTATTTCCCTATTTTTTCAATGAATGGAGTTTCTTTTTCATTCAAGAAAAATGTAATAGTATTGGCTTGTGACTTGAGTTTGAGGTTTTATGTGAATGTTTTGTTTGATGAAGTGAAAAAAAGAAGTGATCTTGGCTTGTTGGTTGATTTCAGATTTCATGTTAATTCTTGTTTTAGTTGTTTCATGTGGGTGAAAGTTGAAAAATCCAATCTTGGCTTGTGGATTTAGACATTGAGTTTATTTTGATgtgaaatttctttttcttggaTACCATGTACTGCCTTTTGTGTTAATTGACTTATTTACTCCACTGTTGTATTTTGATTTGTTGCACTTGAGGTTAGTGGTAAGGTCTAGTATAATCTACCCTTTGCTAGATCCAACTTGTGGGATTATGTAGTTGTTGTTTCTTGTCGggtttacctttttttttttgttcttttttactaaaccaaaaagaaaatgagagtTGATAAAAGAGAATACTGATCCTATAATCTTGCTTATGATTTGATTAAAGAAAATTACTGTTTTATgaattcatttcttttttgagGCAAAATGGAGAAAAGGGTATGATTttactactatttttttttgtttattctatggcatttgttttttcatcttttcatttttcttgttgTACTGGTTTCTGTTTTGGATTTTGTGCTGACAACTATTCTTTCTCTTTGCTGAGAAAATGGAGGacaaatgaaagtaataaacTGAAAAAGTGTTGAAAGTCTGATGGTCCTTTTGTTGTTCAGCACTTCAGCTGTTGCTGCAACACTGTGAACTGAGTTTCACTGATTCTATTGTGTTCACTTCTTTGTTTTTGACCAAACAAAACTGCTAGCTTTCTTTAATGTGTAGCATTATACTGTGCTAGTAGGTAACAATGTGGTGTCTTGTTATCCATCCATGCTGATAGCTGTACTATTCTTGTTtttttgattatcatattatttgttgTAGTTACTATCTTAGTACTTTGTTACTATATGCTATTTCTtgtacttcttctttttttttgattaaGGTCTACGTACATTCTATCCTCTCCCAACTCTACTTCTGATGTTATACTGATTATATGTTGGTTGttttttattatgatatatatgatttgaCATGCTATAAATTTACTAGATATTGTTGTGTTTTTGGTTTTCCTTATATTATCTGGAAACTGTCATTTTCTGCTTTTGGAATGTTGTGGTTTGTTCTAGTCCATTTTGTTTTGAAGAATCTTATTGGAatgaatgaaaaggaaaaaataaatggaAGTGATTTGTTTTAATCTGATGAAACCCTCTATACTGTTATCATTTTCCtgtatacaaacatataataattACTCATTCTTGTTTGATTCTATGTGTTGTTGTTCTCCAATTTCTTGTCTCTTCTCCTTCTTTGTTTTATATATGTACTTCTCCAATAATCTTGTTTATAAGAACACATAGAACTGCCACTttctattataatattaatgacACTGAATCTTGACTTATCTGCTGGTATTTACTATAgttttcctaattatttttaaacattttttaccTATACTGATTGGCAGGCTTTTAATTTGGGAAGAATCCTATTATGAACCATCAACATACTCCGGTATTCATGGAGTTCCGATGGTTGAGAATCCGGAACTGCCGTTCCATGATTGGGGCGTTTGCTGGGGTCCGGGGGAGGTACGTAATCCTCAGCTTATGAATCAAGCAGGGGAGAGAGTGCAATTGCTTGTAAACAAAATGATGATGGAAAGTCAAATCAATATAGTAGGAGAAGGGTATACTATCTGAACTTTcagtttattgatttttattttttttataaaaagtattgaaaaGATTGTCTGTTTATACCATGTTGTTGATATGAATAATTTTGCTTCTCAGACTAGTCGGACGGGCAGCAGTTACTGGGAGTCATCAGTGGTTTCATTCAGAGGGTTTAAGTAGAGTAGTTCATCCACAAGAGGTACATTTTGATATAATTCTTAGCATGCTAAGGTTAAGAGCCCGTTTGTCGTTGtggaatttgagaaaaaaaatagttgtttTCGAAGTGAAAATAGTATATTATACAAATTGGACTTGTTTTGAATTTTCTGTGAGTGATCACTCATTTAGACAACAACTTTTTGgtgtttttcaaaatatttggcCAAACATGATGTTCAACTCCGGAAAGAAGTAAAATCATATTCATGAGAGAATATGTAGTATGCATTAGTATACAGGATTTATACTTTCTCAACTGCATTTAGATATTTGAATAGCTGCCCCCTGCGATAATCAGTTGTATGGTTaaaatttgaaccaaatttGGTCAAGGTTAAAGACaaactatatatacaattatttttatttttatttttttggggatgTGGGGAGCCTCTTTTCAAAAAGCTAAAGATAAACTTAAGCTAGGTTAATCCtaaatcttgtatttttttttgtaatgcgGAGATGTTATGGTATTTGTGTCCTGATGAAACGCCTGATACTCATTGGTGTATCCATATGCTGTTGTTCTTTTAGGTCCTGAAAGAGCTCACGGGACAATTTTCTGCTGGCATCCAGGTACAATGTGTTTGAGATAACATTTATACTAATGTGTGTTTTTGTTTTGCTGGTCACTGATTCTTTATATTGTTGATACATGCAGACAATTGCAGTTGTTCCTGTTCTTCCTCATGGTGTACTCCAATTTGGATCATGCTTGCACGTAAGTCCATTTTTCTTCCCCATTTTTAAATCGTACGTGGTGAAAAATAGACTTCAGATACTATGGCACTTGAGCGATATCTTCAAATGTtgcattcaaaaaaaaaaaaaggaaggacGGATTATGGCTGAAAAGATTAGGGGAAGGATATGGTTTTTGTAAAACAGTTCTAACATGATTATCGGTTAGTATGACGAGATTCAGCAACATGTATGtgatatttttgtgtttatacAAGCTAACCATTTCACTTTTGTATtccattttctcctttttttgaaaagaaaaattgtattttcatCATTGTTGCCTTTAAAAGATATGTTAGGGGCCAGATAGAGTAGAATCTATAGCACTGTTGTGCTTAAGCCTTGAATTGAGGTTAAAAAACGTATTGAGCTTTTCGCCTCGCTTGGATGTGCGCCTCAAGTCTCGTCATCAAGGTTCTAACACATGCTTTTCCTTGTCAACGAGGAGacactaaacaattgatatatttaaattctCTGTTCATATATTTGTccttcatgcttataattattagtcttggactAAATATAACTATTTGTAGTTTTTCTCCTTTTGCAATTTCTTTCATTAAAGCCCACAATTTATTTGCGCTTATAGCCCCAACGGACCTTgcagttttttttttgcattttttacttttgttaatACTGATATTTAGGCTAATTGAGTGATTgaatttctctttttcattaCTACTATCATAAAATCCGTCaagtaaaatgattttttttttgcctcAGATAATGGAGAACATGAGTTTTGTGGAGGATGTGAGGATACTGATAAGTCAACTAGGATGTGTCCCTGGTGTCTTGTTATCCGATGAAACTGCAATGAAAGATCCGATGGTGAATACTGGCACACCAGTTTATATGGGAAGTTCAGTTCTTGTAGATTCTTCTGTGAGCACAAACGTAATGAACTCTGCTCCGGTTATTGCTAGCTGCAGTTATCAGGGCAACTCAAGTCAGAATGATGGTTTCATTCGTCAAACTTCTTCCTCTTTGGATGCACAAGTTCAGGATAGAATAATGCAGTCTATCGATTCATCATTTCAAGCCTCCAATATGACCCAGCGTTTTGTTGAATCTCATGATGATCGTCGGTTTCACAAGAAAATTATTCCAGAGGTGAAATCACACCTGTCTCCTAATAGCCAGCTAATAAATAGCGTGATTAAAGCGGAGGTAATTTCTCCAAGCTCCAACTTGTGGATGAGTCAACAAGCTCCTTTACACATTCCGAGGCCTCCCTTTCACCAGCAATCTTTTACTGACTCATTAACTGTAGATAGCAGCAGCTTAAGCAATGTATCCCAGCTTAATGGTTTCACTGCATCTGATCCAAGACCTAATGATGTCCTGATCTCTAGTTATCATGGAAATTCAATTTCTCCATCCAACGGAGAAAATGAACTATGTAAACGAAGGGATGGGCATCACCGATCAATTCCATGCCCCAATTCAATTGCTGATGCCAATGGACTGTCAAACATAATCAGTTCTTGCACAAAGTCGACTGGAAATGGGCTTCAAACTACGTCAAAATTTAATGTCGGGGATGATTCGAGTACTAGTCATATTTCTGATGGTCAGAATGCACAATTTATGTGGGATGAGAGTAATGGAATAGTCGAAAATGATTTGTTTCAAGCACTTGGAATTATGCTAACACAGAATGAGCACCCATGCAGTACAAGCAAGTCGGTGCAAGAGGTTTGTGTTGAAAAACATGAATATGTGGGGCAGAGTGCATTACTTGAAAATAACAAGTATGAAGATTCCTGTGTCCAACGTCACTCGGGGGATGACCTGTTTGATGTTCTGGGTgctgattttaaaaataagctttTCAATGGAAGCAGGAACAGTTATCAAAGTAATGGACCAGACTCAAACACATGGGATCGGGTTAAGAGTAACTCTACTTCTGTGCTTAGTCAGCAGGCTTCTTCGATAGTCAATCAAGGAAAGTCAGATAGTGGTTCATTCTTCGCTGCTGGTTTTGAGCGTCTGT
The DNA window shown above is from Solanum lycopersicum chromosome 11, SLM_r2.1 and carries:
- the LOC101248073 gene encoding transcription factor LHW-like is translated as MGYLLKEVLKTLCGVNQWSYAVYWKIGCQNTKLLIWEESYYEPSTYSGIHGVPMVENPELPFHDWGVCWGPGEVRNPQLMNQAGERVQLLVNKMMMESQINIVGEGLVGRAAVTGSHQWFHSEGLSRVVHPQEVLKELTGQFSAGIQTIAVVPVLPHGVLQFGSCLHIMENMSFVEDVRILISQLGCVPGVLLSDETAMKDPMVNTGTPVYMGSSVLVDSSVSTNVMNSAPVIASCSYQGNSSQNDGFIRQTSSSLDAQVQDRIMQSIDSSFQASNMTQRFVESHDDRRFHKKIIPEVKSHLSPNSQLINSVIKAEVISPSSNLWMSQQAPLHIPRPPFHQQSFTDSLTVDSSSLSNVSQLNGFTASDPRPNDVLISSYHGNSISPSNGENELCKRRDGHHRSIPCPNSIADANGLSNIISSCTKSTGNGLQTTSKFNVGDDSSTSHISDGQNAQFMWDESNGIVENDLFQALGIMLTQNEHPCSTSKSVQEVCVEKHEYVGQSALLENNKYEDSCVQRHSGDDLFDVLGADFKNKLFNGSRNSYQSNGPDSNTWDRVKSNSTSVLSQQASSIVNQGKSDSGSFFAAGFERLLDSISSKPSAKQNMDDDVSCRTTLTNLSNSSAPNVSSSYGRAGFSSQIQGNVFGKPKTLAKPGSTVSRSFRSEKEKTGAYSQSSSIYGSQISSWVEQGHDTKPTSSVSTGYSKKPDETSKTGRKRLKPGENPRPRPKDRQMIQDRVKELREIVPNGAKCSIDALLERTIKHMLFLQSVTKHADKLKQTGESKIISKEGGLLLKDNFEGGATWAYEVGSQSMVCPIIVEDLNQPRQMLVEMLCEERGLFLEIADIIRGLGLTILKGVMETRNDKIWAKFAVEANRDVTRMEIFISLVRLLEQTSKGAEESAKAIDNNTAMVHSYHQAASIPATGSRPCN